The nucleotide window ATATTAAAACAAAGTTTGAGCTGGCTAAAAGAACTATcgaaaatttgaaaaaagaaattgttgagctgGACCAAAATAAAGAAAAGCGGGATAACTTGGTAAAAGAGTTGCGATTCGAAATTGGTGTTCTGAGAAACTTGCTgtctcaaaataagaaaaaactgacgaaaaagagaaacaaaagtttACAGCTGATGCTGAAAACGAAGATTAGGATGAATATGAGAAATAAGCAAAACGCTAAGTACCAAAAATGCTCAAAGAAAGTAGGACAATTGTTGAAGAAACAAATAGTGGGCAAAAAACGAGTGGCTGAACTGGAAAAACAAATAAAGAACCTGAAAGTTGATAGACTGATTTCAAAACATTGTGATAAAGTgcccaataaaaaagaaaataaatctatcGCATTAAAAAGGACTTTTTTCAGGAAGGAAAACTTTTCCAAAGAAAATGAGTCTTATTTTGAGCAACGACTGGATGACTGCAAGAACCAGAGCCATCTAATGAAAATGCGACGTGAAGCCGTAGCCAGAGAGTTTGcacaaaggaataaggaaatagttCTTAAAAAAGCTACTACCCATTTGGAAACGGCCTCAAACAAAAGGGAAGTAAATCTCTTTAGAAGTATACAGAGAAAATGGATGGAACGTAGAATAAGAAGACTATTTAAAATAAGTCACCCAAATAACTTAGACTTGTTGCAGGCTCAAAAGGTTATCGCAATTCTGGAGTTGCAAGTTAAATTACGGCAACGGAGGAGAAGTCATAAGGATTTTAAGGTCCTTGCGTTGTATAACGACAGAGCCCGTCTTAGAAGATTAATGGCTAAAAACGCTGATGACCAGGCGGAAGAAAACGGCATGCTAGAAGAATTGGAATGGACAATTCAAAACCTGGAAGAGGTCATCTCTGTGCTAAAGGGTCTGGTTTGGGAACGCCGAGAGGAAATAAGACTCTTACAGAAAAAAATCAAGGAGGGCAAGAAACATGAGGCTGAActgaaaaaagaaataaggaacctCAAAGTTCATAAACTGATTTCGAAACATTGGAATAAAGTGTCCAATCTAAACTGGAATATATTTAATGCCATAAAAAAGATTTTTTCTAGTAAGGaaaaaatttcaaaaggaaaagaGTCACATTTTGAGCAACGAGTGGATGACTGCAAGAACCGCAGGCTGGAAATAGAGATATTACGTGAAGACATAGCCAGGGAGTTTGCTCAAAGGTATCTCCAGTTGGAGTCCTTGAAGCGGAAAGTCTCCCTAGATATGTGCCAAAAGATAAAATACACCACTAGAATGAACACAGAAAAAACGCAAATAGAAAAGAAActtcacaaggaaaacaaaaaattataaaaagaaagaggaaaactcATAAAAACTGTAGAGAATCTACGAAATAAGATATACAAAATGAGAAGGGAGGCAGaaaacaagagcaaactaaaggacGATGTCGCCTTGGGTAGGATTAGAAATATCTTACAAAAGGTTATCAAAGAACAGAATTTTTAAgagtaaaaaggaagaaaaaaagcaaAATCTAAAAGTATACAACTAAGAAACAATTCTATTGGCATAACCAAGAGGATGTGAACTGCAGAGGGAAAAAGATGAGCTTCTTCTTGTATGCAACGGTTCCATGATGGAGTGGTACAggcctttgtcatgtgaacaaatggttggatttctagatctattcttccgaatgtcaaccttatggttgctctgttggaataatctagaagactggccctgcagagggaaaaagcttagcTTTCTCTAGTATGCAGTCATATCCTGGAAGGGTCCCTAAAAAAAGTTTTTGTTGGATTCAACACTACATTCTATTGGCGTAACCAAGAGGATGTGCATTGCAGAGGGAAAAAGTTGAGCTTCTTCCGGTATGCAACGGTTCCATGATGGAGTGGTACAagcctttgtcatgtgaacaaatggtcggatTTCTAGATATATTCTTCCGGAttatggtcaacagctcttctaggagaaggacactccaaaatcaaaccattgttctctaatcttggctagtgccataacctctgcaccatggtcttccactatcttgggttagagatctcttgcttgagggtacactcgggcacactattctatcttatctctcttcctctggttttgttaaagtttttatagtttatttaaggaatatagatttcaatgttgttactgttcgtaagatattttatttttacttgtttcctttcctcactgggctattttccatgttggagcccctgggctaatagcattctgcttttccagctggagctgaagcttagcatttaataataataataataataatgataataataataataaatagttctaCCACACTTCAAGTGCTGTCCATCATtcgcacagacagacagacagacacaatcACACCTGTTGGCAAGTGGCTTTCACTGGCAACCAAAGTTACCTGGTAACTCCGGGAGTTACCTGTTACTCGTCTTGGTTACTCTTGCTGGATTTCTAATGACAATTTCAAGTCTTCAGGCCATTTAATGGTTCTTtattagcggtttttttttttatttttcttttttttttgatgaactAGAATCGAGATATTTATGTTTGATAgcgtagacattattattattattattattattattattattattattattattattattatttgaaatacaaatatttgtgaagaaaatttacaatttgaaaaaaaagaaaaaaaaaaaaaaaaaaccttgatgagTGACTTTGAAGACGaaaagaagctttttttttttccatcgtctTCCGAATGTCTTCAGTAGTAGAAAATTTTTCTTGAAGACATTCCGGAAGACATCTGAATATTGAATATTCCTGAAGACCCACAGCACCtttctaaggattctaaggatGCGGAAATTGGATAGTGATCTTTATTTAGTAAATTAACAACGTCTACTGAAATAtttggaggaacctggggaaggcctacagccaacaaaggacttttgaaggatGAAATGATGACTGAAAGGGAAGAGAGAATTCTCCGGGAATTCAGTAGATGGACTCAGTGATTCAAAACATCCTCAGAGAAGTTTTTTTCTCGAAATCCCtggatcgcagagagagagagagagagagagagagagagagagagagagagagagagagagagagagagagagagagagagagagagagagagttaactagtTCATTTCGGCCTCTCATCATCATTCGTGTTCCTAAATCTTCAGCATTTCTCCTTTTTCTGTAGAGTCTTTTCTAGACTTCTTCCGGAGATTGGAATAATAAAAGGGAATATTTAATGAAGATGTGGACAAAGAAGaggatgagattattattattattattgttgttgttgttgttgttgttactataattattattattattattattattattattattgttatcattattattgttattattattattattattattgttgttgtcgttaagAAACAGTAAGGAAAAGaattataaaattgatatattataatatatattcattaatatattgtactgtatttacAGTGATATATTGTAATATGGgatttttttgaaatattattatcattattattattattattattattattattattattattattactttaacaaGACGACATTTAGTAAAGAGCAAATCATGAAAGCTTTAACTTAATGGAAATATATTGAATCGTAAaagtaatattaattctaatataatGTAcgtataatttaattttattatttttattaacgtcAAAACACACGATGTTGTTATTGGTATTCATTGTTGACCTCTGGTGTTGCAATGCCAGAATATAGATCAACATTTGAGGCTTTGGACacgcgcatatacagtatataccgtatatatatatatatatatatatatatatatatatatatatatatatatatatatttatatatactgtatatatatatatacagtgtatatatatatatatatatatatatatgtatatatatatatatatatatgtatatatatactgtatatatatacatgtatatataatcatatatatatttatttatttgtatatatatatgtgattatacatatatatatatatatatatatatatatatatatatatatatatgtgtgtgaatatttaaattatacttttatatacacta belongs to Palaemon carinicauda isolate YSFRI2023 chromosome 17, ASM3689809v2, whole genome shotgun sequence and includes:
- the LOC137656390 gene encoding putative leucine-rich repeat-containing protein DDB_G0290503, which gives rise to MRPHLEMLERQIRLFNSLRKIVSRIEDKLAETNHKIEEMKWEMINKDEMICEQKGLVRECREEIIHFQKKIKEGEKREAELRKEIRNFKVHKLIPKQWNKVSNLNWNISNAIKKIFSGKEKISKEKESHFAQRVDDCKNQRPPMTKLREAVAREFDQGNKEIVLKKATKHVINIVIGGKELSFCIVFALMVTGTIVGLTVAIARYRQEIKFWQDNNNIKRQILEALIPRSETTRPEMALSGRVSCKREGENRNGKTLHYNSLGLGTPYDEIKPHWQCVQTLKEELDDSKMANRPFLNRLKRKDIKTKFELAKRTIENLKKEIVELDQNKEKRDNLVKELRFEIGVLRNLLSQNKKKLTKKRNKSLQLMLKTKIRMNMRNKQNAKYQKCSKKVGQLLKKQIVGKKRVAELEKQIKNLKVDRLISKHCDKVPNKKENKSIALKRTFFRKENFSKENESYFEQRLDDCKNQSHLMKMRREAVAREFAQRNKEIVLKKATTHLETASNKREVNLFRSIQRKWMERRIRRLFKISHPNNLDLLQAQKVIAILELQVKLRQRRRSHKDFKVLALYNDRARLRRLMAKNADDQAEENGMLEELEWTIQNLEEVISVLKGLVWERREEIRLLQKKIKEGKKHEAELKKEIRNLKVHKLISKHWNKVSNLNWNIFNAIKKIFSSKEKISKGKESHFEQRVDDCKNRRLEIEILREDIAREFAQRYLQLESLKRKVSLDMCQKIKYTTRMNTEKTQIEKKLHKENKKL